A genomic region of Candidatus Eremiobacteraceae bacterium contains the following coding sequences:
- a CDS encoding carboxypeptidase-like regulatory domain-containing protein, translating into MISLRDSRYRAFGAAACMLVAALLTLNGCGGKTEPGPNTASGTVTGVVTSQSGPIAGAAVSIVSSDGTQSATTSGSDGYFEIDKVAAGAAQLTVSRDGYGQWSGQLLIVPNGTTTQNVHLNAI; encoded by the coding sequence GTGATCAGTTTACGAGATAGCCGTTACCGCGCGTTTGGCGCAGCCGCGTGCATGCTTGTAGCGGCGCTGTTGACGTTAAACGGTTGCGGCGGCAAGACGGAGCCCGGGCCAAATACCGCTTCGGGTACGGTGACCGGCGTCGTCACATCGCAGAGCGGGCCGATCGCCGGCGCCGCCGTCTCCATAGTCTCAAGCGATGGAACGCAGTCCGCAACAACTTCGGGATCTGACGGCTATTTCGAAATCGATAAAGTCGCCGCAGGCGCCGCGCAACTCACTGTGTCGCGCGATGGCTACGGTCAGTGGAGCGGCCAGCTGCTTATCGTGCCGAACGGCACCACTACCCAGAATGTTCATCTGAATGCCATATAA
- a CDS encoding MarC family protein yields the protein MHFAVEALATAFTIIDPFGMAPLALSMTSTMPPDVRPRVINRAVLVAGCIIVFMAAVGRQLLGYLGITLPAFSIAGGILLLLVSIDMLFARPPAVKKSPDDDRDIREHENVAVFPLAIPMISGPGTIATVLLLVGLANGDPKRLAIVYGAYGLALLVTWGCMRGADKLLRFAGRTGIQVVTRVLGIILSALAVQFMINGLLQSPLFHAVRPA from the coding sequence ATGCACTTCGCTGTCGAGGCGCTGGCTACAGCGTTCACGATCATCGACCCGTTCGGCATGGCACCGCTTGCCTTGTCGATGACGTCCACCATGCCGCCGGATGTCAGGCCGAGGGTCATCAACCGCGCGGTCTTGGTCGCGGGCTGCATCATCGTCTTCATGGCGGCCGTGGGTCGCCAGCTTCTCGGTTACCTCGGCATCACGCTGCCGGCGTTTTCAATCGCCGGCGGCATATTGCTCTTGCTCGTCTCGATCGATATGCTCTTCGCGCGTCCCCCCGCGGTGAAAAAATCACCCGACGATGACCGCGATATCCGGGAGCACGAGAACGTCGCCGTTTTTCCGCTCGCGATTCCGATGATCTCGGGTCCGGGAACGATCGCGACCGTGCTGCTCCTCGTCGGGCTTGCGAACGGCGACCCGAAACGCCTGGCGATCGTGTATGGAGCCTACGGACTGGCGCTCTTGGTGACGTGGGGCTGCATGCGCGGCGCCGACAAGCTGCTGCGTTTTGCGGGCCGCACCGGCATCCAAGTGGTCACGCGCGTTCTCGGCATCATCCTGTCGGCGCTCGCCGTGCAATTCATGATCAACGGCCTCCTCCAGTCCCCGCTCTTCCATGCCGTCAGGCCTGCCTGA
- a CDS encoding CoA-transferase, giving the protein MTLAPTPAEVMIAAASREIHDGEVVFVGMRLPLLAFALAKRTHAPRAVGLFENGIIRETPSSAMLHTMGDPPNIEGARMCCRMTTVMGLLQRGDVDLGFLGGAEVDRFGNINTSYIGDPKHPDVKLPGSGGAADIASLAKRFVVVIDHAPRRLPSRVGYVTSPGFGDGPGWRASVGLPRGGPSAIITDRATLRFDSATCEAYLASVHDGFAVEDVVAQTGWDLQIGSACSTTISPTAEELRIVRDCDPEGFWTGRRR; this is encoded by the coding sequence GTGACGCTCGCGCCCACGCCGGCTGAAGTGATGATCGCCGCGGCGTCGCGGGAGATCCACGACGGCGAAGTGGTCTTCGTCGGCATGCGGTTACCGCTGCTCGCTTTCGCGCTCGCGAAACGCACGCACGCGCCGCGCGCCGTCGGCTTGTTCGAGAACGGCATCATCCGCGAAACGCCGTCGAGCGCGATGCTGCACACGATGGGAGATCCGCCGAACATCGAGGGCGCGCGCATGTGCTGCCGGATGACGACGGTGATGGGCCTCTTGCAGCGCGGCGACGTCGATCTCGGTTTCCTCGGCGGCGCGGAAGTAGACCGCTTCGGCAACATCAACACGTCGTACATCGGCGATCCGAAGCATCCCGATGTCAAACTGCCCGGCAGCGGAGGTGCCGCCGATATCGCATCGCTCGCCAAACGATTCGTCGTCGTGATCGACCACGCACCCCGCCGGCTTCCGAGTCGCGTGGGATACGTGACGTCGCCAGGCTTTGGCGACGGGCCGGGCTGGCGCGCGAGCGTCGGACTGCCGCGCGGCGGACCGAGCGCCATCATCACCGATCGTGCGACGCTTCGTTTCGACAGCGCGACGTGTGAGGCGTATCTAGCCTCCGTGCACGATGGTTTCGCCGTGGAGGATGTCGTCGCGCAGACGGGTTGGGACCTTCAGATCGGATCGGCGTGCTCGACCACCATCTCGCCGACGGCAGAGGAGTTGAGAATCGTTCGCGATTGCGATCCCGAGGGCTTCTGGACGGGGCGCCGGAGATAA
- a CDS encoding CoA-transferase — protein sequence MQSKLMTMHDAIGRFVPDGSSVALGLGLEALIPFAAGHEIVRQRRRDLTLIGPISDILFDQLIGAGCVARVAAAWAGNVSAGLGHCYRRAAESGVPRVIEIADHSNFSIALALLGGAIGAPFIPTRTLLGSDIAARADGSHLVVGRSPLADEPLVFVPALTPDVAIVHVQRADEFGGCHAWGNLGVMEEASLAARSVIAVAEEIVAQSVIESDPNRVLAPPIKISAVVHERGGAHPSPVQGCWQRDHDFFLEYSSATRSREGFEGWRARWIDGVADRASYLTQLGAARVDGLSVKQTRAAAPVNYSAS from the coding sequence ATGCAGTCCAAATTGATGACGATGCACGATGCGATCGGACGATTTGTCCCCGATGGGTCGTCGGTCGCGCTCGGGCTCGGACTCGAAGCGCTCATCCCGTTCGCCGCCGGTCACGAGATCGTCCGGCAGCGCCGCCGCGACCTGACGCTGATCGGGCCGATCTCAGACATCCTGTTCGATCAACTGATCGGAGCGGGCTGCGTCGCTCGTGTTGCCGCCGCCTGGGCGGGCAACGTCAGTGCGGGACTCGGGCATTGTTATCGCCGAGCCGCTGAATCCGGCGTACCGCGCGTGATCGAGATCGCCGATCATTCGAACTTCAGCATCGCGCTCGCGCTGCTCGGCGGTGCGATCGGCGCGCCGTTCATCCCCACGCGCACGCTCTTGGGGAGCGACATCGCAGCGCGCGCAGACGGCTCGCATCTTGTTGTAGGACGGTCGCCGCTCGCCGACGAGCCGCTCGTGTTCGTGCCGGCGCTGACGCCGGACGTCGCGATCGTCCACGTGCAGCGGGCAGATGAATTCGGCGGCTGTCACGCGTGGGGCAATCTCGGCGTGATGGAGGAGGCGTCGCTCGCCGCGCGCAGCGTCATCGCCGTCGCAGAAGAGATCGTTGCGCAGTCCGTGATCGAGAGCGATCCAAACCGAGTGCTCGCGCCGCCGATCAAGATCTCAGCCGTGGTGCACGAACGCGGCGGAGCGCATCCGTCGCCAGTCCAAGGCTGCTGGCAGCGCGACCACGATTTCTTTCTCGAGTACTCCAGCGCGACCCGTTCGCGCGAGGGGTTCGAAGGATGGCGCGCGCGATGGATCGACGGCGTCGCCGATCGCGCTTCCTATCTGACGCAGCTCGGTGCGGCGCGGGTCGACGGTCTCTCGGTCAAACAGACACGCGCGGCCGCGCCCGTGAATTACAGCGCATCGTGA
- a CDS encoding enoyl-CoA hydratase/isomerase family protein encodes MATAVETKTLVEYRVEAGHVAVITLVDPPANTYTHEMMRQLDDAILKARFDKDVQVIVLTGSGEKFFCAGANIGMLQTVDPTFKYYFCLHANETLTRFEQTPKLVIAALNGHTVGGGLEIAMACDIRVARRSAGKIGLPEVALGVLPGTGGTQRLARMVGKAKAIELMVTGRTFSFEEAQEMGIVNEIYDGDGASFMNDVLTYAKQFCTPNKAAKAVGNIKRSVQSGAEVPFSEALAIERELQQLLFQSKDAKEGLNAYVEKRMAKFSAE; translated from the coding sequence ATGGCAACCGCTGTTGAGACCAAGACCCTCGTCGAGTACCGCGTCGAAGCCGGCCACGTCGCCGTCATCACGCTCGTGGACCCGCCGGCGAACACGTACACGCACGAGATGATGCGTCAGTTGGACGACGCGATCCTGAAAGCGCGTTTCGACAAAGACGTCCAAGTCATCGTGCTCACCGGCTCGGGTGAGAAGTTCTTCTGCGCAGGCGCGAACATCGGGATGCTGCAGACGGTGGATCCCACGTTCAAATACTATTTCTGCCTGCATGCCAACGAGACGCTGACTCGATTCGAGCAGACACCGAAACTCGTCATCGCCGCGCTCAACGGGCATACGGTCGGCGGCGGCCTCGAGATCGCGATGGCCTGCGACATCCGCGTCGCGCGGCGCAGCGCCGGCAAGATCGGCCTGCCGGAAGTGGCGCTGGGCGTGCTGCCCGGAACCGGCGGAACGCAGCGCCTCGCGCGCATGGTCGGCAAGGCAAAAGCCATCGAGCTCATGGTCACCGGCCGCACGTTCTCGTTCGAAGAAGCGCAAGAGATGGGCATCGTCAACGAGATCTACGACGGCGATGGAGCATCGTTCATGAACGACGTGCTGACGTACGCCAAGCAGTTCTGCACGCCGAACAAAGCCGCGAAAGCAGTCGGCAACATCAAGCGGTCCGTCCAGTCCGGAGCGGAGGTGCCGTTCTCGGAGGCGCTCGCGATCGAACGCGAACTGCAGCAGTTGCTCTTCCAGAGCAAGGACGCGAAAGAAGGCCTCAACGCGTACGTTGAAAAGCGCATGGCGAAGTTCAGCGCCGAATAG
- a CDS encoding Phenylacetic acid catabolic protein produces MARIKTFDDWVEVMREWQKGIDVDPEIFKRVLGGYELEAKYGDLKSDEIQFGEFAGQRKWEKVLEIPDQRMRDAVLNMIIYQGDTEFASNEQQKLLLGNAPSEYDLYSICRVFIEETRHGYQMCHLLVNHFGNDGRIEAEKMLSRRADQGTRLLNAFNNTVKSWLDLYAYQNYMDRDGKYQLQMLSHSGFAPLSRSMGPMLREESFHLGTGVTGLRRVAKANVIPVWLQQKYHNKWFSGSLDLFGNDHSSSAVWAYIWGIKGRPLEDKEMGEPDKERLNVYARELYYEECKKIIDQINTIIPGDEKLYAPDIRFNRQIGEYAGKHYSVDGRVLDSDQYLEHLRETLPTEEDEKLVMEYCKRDDWVAPKAA; encoded by the coding sequence ATGGCACGCATCAAGACGTTCGACGATTGGGTCGAGGTCATGCGCGAGTGGCAGAAAGGGATCGACGTGGATCCCGAGATCTTCAAACGCGTGCTCGGCGGATACGAACTCGAAGCCAAGTACGGCGATCTGAAGTCCGACGAGATCCAGTTCGGCGAGTTTGCCGGTCAGCGCAAGTGGGAGAAAGTGCTCGAGATTCCCGACCAGCGCATGCGCGATGCGGTGCTCAACATGATCATCTATCAAGGCGACACCGAGTTCGCTTCGAACGAACAGCAGAAGCTGCTGCTGGGGAACGCGCCGTCGGAGTACGACCTCTATTCGATCTGCCGCGTCTTCATCGAAGAGACGCGCCACGGATACCAGATGTGCCACTTGCTCGTGAACCACTTCGGCAACGACGGACGCATCGAGGCGGAAAAGATGCTCTCGCGGCGCGCCGACCAGGGCACGCGCCTGCTCAACGCTTTCAACAACACGGTGAAGAGCTGGCTGGACCTGTACGCCTATCAGAACTACATGGATCGCGACGGCAAATACCAGCTGCAGATGCTTTCGCACTCCGGCTTTGCGCCGCTCTCACGCAGCATGGGACCCATGTTGCGCGAAGAGTCGTTCCATCTGGGCACCGGCGTCACCGGGCTGCGGCGAGTCGCCAAAGCAAACGTCATCCCGGTCTGGCTCCAACAGAAATACCACAACAAGTGGTTCTCCGGTTCGCTCGATCTGTTCGGCAACGACCACTCGTCGAGCGCGGTTTGGGCCTACATCTGGGGCATCAAAGGGCGGCCGCTCGAAGACAAAGAGATGGGCGAGCCGGATAAGGAGCGCCTCAACGTCTACGCGCGCGAGCTTTACTACGAGGAATGCAAGAAGATCATCGACCAGATCAACACGATCATTCCGGGCGATGAGAAGCTCTACGCGCCCGACATCCGCTTCAACCGCCAGATCGGCGAATACGCGGGCAAGCACTATTCGGTCGACGGCCGCGTGCTCGACAGCGATCAGTACCTCGAACACCTGCGCGAGACGCTCCCAACCGAGGAAGACGAGAAGCTCGTGATGGAGTATTGCAAGCGCGACGACTGGGTCGCACCAAAAGCGGCCTGA
- a CDS encoding PaaX family transcriptional regulator C-terminal domain-containing protein: MTQGGEQRPALAPLRPRSMLFTLYGDYAYPSGRAIGLQAIVAMAAQLGIGEVAVRSAVARLAHQGWLRAERDGRRAQYGLTDVGRRLIDEGTRRIYRSSPAKWNGAWCLLTYSIPETRRSLRDRMRRQLAWLGFGAMGGGAYASPRAVSDEAKELLRMQGVESFARIFHAEFRGPGSDADLVRACWDLASIGRRYRAFESHYAPMFARDRRRIRSGQLPDADAFVVRFALTHDFRRFPFIDPDLPKELVPRGWPGFRARSLFERYHALLTDGAWRYFGSVADGD, encoded by the coding sequence GTGACGCAAGGCGGCGAGCAGCGGCCTGCGCTCGCGCCCTTGCGGCCGCGATCCATGCTCTTTACCCTCTACGGCGACTACGCCTATCCGAGCGGACGGGCTATCGGGCTGCAAGCGATCGTCGCGATGGCAGCGCAGCTCGGGATCGGCGAGGTCGCCGTGCGCTCGGCCGTCGCTCGCCTCGCTCACCAGGGATGGCTGCGAGCGGAGCGAGACGGGCGCCGCGCACAATACGGGCTCACGGATGTCGGTCGACGACTGATCGATGAAGGCACGCGTCGCATCTATCGCTCCTCGCCAGCAAAATGGAATGGCGCGTGGTGTCTGCTCACCTATTCCATCCCCGAAACCAGACGGTCGCTCCGAGATCGCATGCGGCGGCAACTCGCGTGGCTTGGGTTCGGGGCGATGGGCGGCGGAGCGTATGCGAGCCCGCGCGCCGTGTCCGATGAAGCCAAGGAACTCCTTCGCATGCAGGGCGTCGAATCGTTCGCCAGGATCTTTCACGCAGAGTTTCGCGGTCCGGGTTCCGACGCCGATCTGGTCCGCGCTTGCTGGGACCTCGCATCGATCGGACGCCGCTATCGCGCGTTCGAATCGCATTACGCGCCGATGTTCGCGCGTGACCGGCGCCGCATCCGCTCGGGGCAATTGCCGGACGCCGACGCATTCGTCGTACGCTTCGCGCTCACACACGACTTCCGGCGCTTTCCTTTCATCGACCCGGACCTGCCGAAAGAACTCGTGCCGCGCGGCTGGCCTGGGTTTCGAGCGCGTTCGCTGTTCGAACGTTATCACGCGCTGCTGACCGACGGAGCGTGGCGCTACTTCGGATCGGTCGCAGATGGCGACTGA
- a CDS encoding MBL fold metallo-hydrolase produces MATESTVQIAPDIWRITLPLPFRLRAVHLYLVRGADGYSLIDAGLDTPAARSSFDEALRRLGIQPSQITRLYVTHMHPDHIGMSGRHARAGARAFIMKDEERRARYVWGSAPLEWAEYLRSHGMPEAAAAGATGAAADLRACVTLPPVFEHLADGDIVPLGDRSVRVAWTPGHSDYHYMLIDDAAKVIFAGDHLLPTITPNIGLYPECRPDPLGDYLDSLGRFDEESTYRVLPAHGEPYGELPVRIAQLKAHHDERLAGVRERVVSGGAGGVTSFDVLRHFWGDRLSPHEVRFAIVEIAAHLEYLRLRGMIARESAGAMHRYRM; encoded by the coding sequence ATGGCGACTGAGTCGACCGTGCAGATCGCGCCCGACATCTGGCGCATCACGCTCCCTCTGCCGTTCCGGCTTCGCGCCGTGCATCTATATCTCGTCCGCGGCGCAGACGGCTACTCGCTCATCGACGCGGGTTTGGATACGCCGGCCGCTCGTTCGTCATTCGATGAGGCGTTGCGGCGATTGGGGATTCAGCCTTCGCAGATAACGCGGCTGTACGTGACGCACATGCACCCCGATCACATCGGCATGTCCGGCCGTCACGCTCGCGCCGGCGCCCGTGCGTTCATCATGAAGGACGAAGAGCGCCGCGCGCGTTACGTGTGGGGCAGCGCCCCGCTCGAATGGGCCGAGTATTTGCGCAGCCATGGTATGCCGGAAGCAGCAGCGGCCGGCGCGACGGGCGCTGCTGCAGATCTGCGCGCGTGCGTCACGCTGCCGCCGGTTTTCGAGCATCTCGCCGACGGCGACATCGTACCGCTCGGCGATCGCTCGGTCCGCGTCGCCTGGACGCCGGGGCATAGCGACTATCATTACATGCTGATCGACGATGCGGCGAAAGTGATCTTCGCGGGCGATCATCTTCTGCCGACCATCACTCCCAACATCGGGCTCTATCCCGAGTGCAGGCCCGATCCGCTCGGCGATTATCTTGATTCCCTCGGCAGGTTCGACGAAGAGTCGACGTATCGCGTGCTGCCCGCGCACGGCGAACCTTATGGTGAGCTCCCTGTAAGAATCGCACAGCTCAAGGCTCACCACGACGAGCGGCTCGCGGGCGTGCGCGAGCGGGTCGTCTCGGGCGGTGCTGGCGGTGTCACATCGTTCGATGTCTTGCGACACTTCTGGGGCGACCGGCTCTCGCCGCACGAAGTCCGTTTTGCGATCGTCGAGATCGCCGCGCATTTGGAATATCTCCGCTTGCGCGGCATGATTGCACGCGAATCGGCCGGCGCGATGCACCGCTACCGGATGTAG
- a CDS encoding 3-hydroxyacyl-CoA dehydrogenase NAD-binding domain-containing protein, which produces MIKTCAVLGAGVMGNGIAHSLAAGGFQVRLIDASPEAVAAGLSKIEENLATGVARGKTTEADARAMRARITASSTLRDAAAAELVIEAVPEVMELKHAVMREIEAACTPDAIFATNTSALSVTEIAAALADPSRVIGMHYFNPAHIMKLVEIVRGLETSDRAYEIAAQVAAACGKETVLVNEAPGFATSRINALIGNEAFYMLMEGVASARDIDKALKLGLNHPMGPFELVDLVGLDTRLRILEYLHGALGDRFRPCPLLVKYVKAGRLGRKVGRGVYDYRKL; this is translated from the coding sequence GTGATCAAGACGTGCGCCGTCTTGGGCGCCGGCGTCATGGGCAACGGAATCGCGCACAGTCTCGCCGCCGGCGGATTTCAGGTCCGCCTGATCGATGCGTCGCCGGAAGCGGTCGCCGCCGGCTTGAGCAAGATCGAGGAGAATCTCGCGACCGGTGTCGCGCGTGGGAAGACGACAGAAGCCGACGCACGCGCGATGCGTGCGCGCATCACGGCTTCCAGCACGCTGCGCGACGCCGCTGCGGCCGAACTCGTGATCGAGGCCGTTCCCGAAGTGATGGAGCTGAAGCACGCGGTCATGCGCGAGATCGAGGCGGCATGCACGCCGGATGCGATTTTCGCCACCAATACGTCGGCGCTCTCCGTCACCGAGATTGCGGCGGCCCTCGCCGATCCGTCTCGCGTCATCGGCATGCATTACTTCAACCCCGCGCACATCATGAAGCTCGTGGAGATCGTGCGCGGGCTCGAGACATCCGATCGGGCGTACGAAATCGCTGCCCAAGTCGCCGCCGCCTGCGGTAAAGAGACCGTTCTCGTGAACGAGGCGCCCGGTTTTGCCACAAGCCGCATCAACGCGCTCATAGGCAACGAGGCGTTCTACATGCTGATGGAAGGCGTCGCGTCGGCTCGCGATATCGATAAAGCGCTCAAGCTAGGGCTCAACCATCCGATGGGGCCCTTCGAACTCGTCGATCTGGTCGGACTCGACACACGTCTGCGGATTCTGGAGTATCTGCACGGCGCTTTGGGCGACCGATTCCGGCCTTGCCCGCTGCTCGTGAAGTACGTCAAAGCCGGGCGCCTCGGCCGCAAAGTCGGCCGAGGTGTGTACGACTACCGGAAACTGTAG
- a CDS encoding GNAT family N-acetyltransferase produces MHHARSNPVEITTRRARSRDADAVVRIAVAAYETTAWLAPLPPLTAAEVQAFIAQRGNAAFIASCDGRDVGTISSAREGVVTQLFRLGVVEPYRRRGIGERLVREVEETARAEGAAVVYLQTYRELGLIDYYERLGYHMDGEQTDPFQSTGLVRIDMLKVF; encoded by the coding sequence ATGCATCATGCTCGGTCCAATCCCGTTGAAATCACGACGCGCCGCGCTCGCTCGCGCGACGCTGATGCCGTCGTTCGAATCGCGGTCGCGGCTTACGAAACCACTGCGTGGCTCGCTCCGCTGCCGCCGCTGACGGCGGCGGAAGTTCAGGCGTTTATCGCGCAGCGCGGTAACGCGGCATTCATCGCGAGCTGCGACGGGCGTGATGTCGGCACGATATCGAGCGCGCGCGAGGGCGTGGTCACCCAACTGTTCAGACTGGGTGTTGTCGAGCCGTATCGCCGCCGGGGGATCGGTGAACGGCTCGTTCGCGAAGTAGAAGAGACGGCTCGAGCTGAAGGCGCGGCCGTCGTCTATCTCCAGACGTACCGCGAGCTCGGCCTGATCGACTACTACGAACGGCTCGGCTATCATATGGACGGGGAACAGACGGACCCCTTCCAGAGCACGGGCTTGGTCCGCATCGATATGTTAAAGGTTTTCTAA